Proteins encoded in a region of the Populus nigra chromosome 3, ddPopNigr1.1, whole genome shotgun sequence genome:
- the LOC133690377 gene encoding uncharacterized protein LOC133690377 isoform X2, translating to MGILGMRFFILSSLERKGMGFHEAFSPKKGMKFYPFSRRVLGYSTTLLTCSFADRTSQCFQGRVDGNLSSLHFLKYLNLMFVFKFCAHFGGPVSTAPGLIFTLLRVQRI from the exons ATGGGGATTTTGGGAATGAGattctttattttatcatcTCTTGAAAGAAAGGGAATGGGATTCCATGAAGCTTTTTCCCCTAAAAAGGGAATGAAATTCTATCCCTTCTCACGAAGAGTTTTGGGTTATTCTACG ACATTATTGACGTGTTCATTTGCAGACAGGACAAGCCAATGTTTCCAAG GTAGAGTTGATGGGAATCTGTCAAGTTTACATTTTCTGAAGTACCTGAATTTGATGTTTGTGTTCAAGTTTTGTGCTCATTTTGGAGGTCCCGTATCAACTGCTCCGGGACTGATTTTTACTCTTTTGAGAGTGCAAAGAA TTTAG
- the LOC133690376 gene encoding protein QUIRKY-like, whose translation MTEPPKTVRKVLLEVVDARDLLPKDGQGSSSAYVIADFDGQRKRTNTKYRDLNPVWKETFEFTVSDPSNMEFEELEIEVFNDKKFCNGSGRKNHFLGRVKVYGSQFSKRGDEGIVYFPLEKKSVFSWIRGEIGLRICYYDELLEEDQQQPPPPPEKDAPPPQQQDPQKSPAVTMVEEVRVFQVAEHAEFNYHDYHHHQNDHHQHHQNGTHSPPVVIEESPPPVVHVHSEPPPQQSQGPLPEEPPPGLNAPPLHSMETHTHYHPEVRMMQTTRESSGNNRVKIMRRPNGDFTPKVISGRFKSEPTERILPYDLVEPMQYLFIRIVKARGLSQNESPFIKLRTSTHFVRSKPASYRPGDSPGSFEWHQVFALGHNNKTDVQSSDAGIIEISVWDSQSEQFLGGVCLDLSDVPVRDPPDSPLAPQWYRLESGAAADQNSCRVSGDIQLSVWIGTQADDAFPEAWSSDAPYVAHTRSKVYQSPKLWYLRVTVIEAQDLRIASNLPPLTAPEIRVKAQLGFQSAKTRRGSMSNHSTSFQWIEDLIFVAGEPLEESLILLVEDRTNKEALLLGHIIIPVSSIEQRIDERHVASKWFALEGGGGTGGGGGGVNGGSYRGRIHLRLCLEGGYHVLDEAAHVCSDFRPTAKQLWKPAIGVLELGILGARGLLPMKTKGGGKGSTDAYCVAKFGKKWVRTRTITDSFDPRWNEQYTWQVYDPCTVLTIGVFDNWHMFGDMSDDKPDCRIGKIRIRVSTLESNKVYTNSYPLLVLLRTGLKKMGEIELAVRFACPSLLPDTCAAYGQPLLPKMHYLRPLGVAQQEALRGAATRMVSLWLARSEPPLGPEVVRYMLDADSHTWSMRKSKANWFRIVAVLAWAVGLAKWLDDIRRWRNPVTTVLVHALYLVLVWYPDLVVPTGFLYVILIGVWYYRFRPKIPAGMDIRLSQAETVDPDELDEEFDTIPSMKPPEIIRARYDRLRVLAARVQTVLGDFATQGERVQALVSWRDPRATKLFIGVCLAITLILYVVPPKMVAVALGFYYLRHPMFRDPMPPASLNFFRRLPSLSDRLM comes from the coding sequence atgaccgAACCACCCAAAACCGTTCGGAAAGTACTATTAGAAGTAGTCGATGCACGTGATCTTCTCCCCAAAGACGGTCAGGGAAGCTCCAGCGCCTATGTCATTGCAGACTTTGACGGTCAAAGAAAACGAACCAACACAAAATACCGAGACCTCAATCCAGTATGGAAAGAGACCTTCGAGTTCACCGTTTCCGACCCAAGCAACATGGAGTTCGAAGAGCTGGAGATCGAGGTTTTTAATGACAAGAAATTCTGCAATGGCAGTGGCCGTAAAAACCATTTCTTGGGGAGGGTTAAAGTCTACGGCTCTCAGTTTTCTAAAAGAGGTGATGAAGGGATTGTTTATTTCCCTCTAGAGAAGAAAAGTGTGTTTAGCTGGATTAGAGGTGAAATCGGTCTAAGAATTTGCTATTACGATGAGTTACTTGAAGAAGATCAGCAACAACCCCCACCTCCCCCCGAGAAGGATGCACCTCCGCCTCAACAGCAAGACCCGCAAAAGTCTCCCGCAGTCACAATGGTTGAGGAGGTCAGGGTTTTCCAAGTCGCTGAACATGCAGAGTTTAATTACCACGATTATCACCACCATCAGAATGACCACCATCAACACCATCAGAATGGGACTCACTCGCCTCCAGTTGTTATCGAGGAGTCTCCACCGCCAGTGGTGCATGTACATTCGGAACCACCACCACAACAATCACAAGGACCGCTTCCAGAGGAGCCGCCACCGGGCCTTAATGCTCCTCCTCTACATTCTATGGAAACACACACTCACTACCATCCAGAGGTGAGGATGATGCAGACTACGAGAGAGTCCAGTGGTAATAACAGAGTGAAGATAATGAGGAGGCCAAATGGAGATTTCACTCCGAAAGTAATTTCAGGCAGATTCAAATCTGAACCGACGGAGAGAATCCTTCCTTATGATCTTGTTGAACCAATGCAGTATTTGTTTATCAGAATTGTCAAGGCTCGTGGTTTATCGCAAAACGAGAGTCCTTTTATCAAGTTAAGGACCTCAACTCATTTTGTGAGGTCTAAACCAGCGAGTTACCGACCTGGTGACTCACCAGGCTCGTTTGAGTGGCACCAGGTTTTTGCATTGGGCCATAATAACAAGACTGACGTACAGTCCTCCGATGCTGGCATTATAGAGATTTCAGTTTGGGACTCGCAGTCGGAGCAGTTTCTCGGAGGAGTTTGCCTTGATCTCTCTGATGTCCCGGTGAGGGATCCGCCGGACAGTCCACTTGCCCCTCAGTGGTACCGATTGGAAAGTGGCGCCGCCGCTGATCAGAACTCCTGTAGGGTGTCTGGTGATATCCAGCTCTCTGTTTGGATTGGGACTCAAGCTGATGATGCGTTTCCTGAAGCGTGGAGCTCAGACGCGCCATACGTCGCCCACACGCGCTCGAAGGTTTACCAGTCCCCAAAGCTGTGGTATTTGAGAGTGACAGTTATTGAAGCTCAGGATCTTCGCATAGCATCCAATCTGCCACCGTTAACAGCACCGGAGATCAGAGTCAAGGCACAATTAGGATTCCAATCAGCGAAAACGAGGCGAGGGTCCATGAGCAATCATAGTACGTCTTTCCAATGGATCGAGGACCTTATTTTCGTCGCCGGCGAGCCACTCGAAGAGTCGTTGATTCTGTTAGTGGAGGACCGTACAAACAAGGAAGCACTACTACTTGGGCACATCATTATTCCTGTGAGCTCAATTGAGCAACGGATTGATGAACGCCACGTGGCATCCAAATGGTTCGCACTGGAAGGAGGTGGGGGCACCGggggaggaggtggtggtgttAATGGCGGGTCCTACCGTGGGAGAATCCATTTACGTCTCTGTTTGGAGGGAGGGTATCACGTGCTGGATGAAGCGGCGCACGTGTGCAGTGATTTTAGACCCACGGCTAAGCAGCTATGGAAGCCAGCTATTGGGGTTTTGGAGCTGGGGATTCTAGGAGCTCGTGGGTTGCTGCCCATGAAGACCAAGGGTGGAGGCAAAGGTTCGACCGATGCTTATTGTGTGGCTAAATTTGGCAAAAAATGGGTCCGCACAAGAACAATCACAGATAGCTTTGATCCACGTTGGAACGAGCAGTATACGTGGCAGGTCTATGATCCTTGCACGGTTCTCACCATTGGTGTATTTGACAATTGGCATATGTTTGGTGATATGTCTGATGATAAACCTGATTGTCGTATAGGAAAAATACGCATACGAGTATCTACATTGGAGAGCAACAAGGTGTATACGAATTCATATCCTTTGTTGGTTTTATTAAGAACCGGGTTGAAGAAAATGGGTGAGATCGAATTAGCGGTTCGGTTTGCTTGCCCAAGCTTGTTGCCAGATACTTGCGCGGCTTATGGCCAGCCATTACTTCCTAAAATGCACTATCTTCGCCCACTCGGGGTAGCCCAACAAGAGGCATTGCGTGGAGCAGCTACCAGAATGGTTTCTTTGTGGCTTGCACGGTCCGAGCCACCATTGGGACCAGAGGTTGTTAGGTATATGTTGGATGCGGATTCTCATACATGGAGCATGAGGAAGAGTAAAGCTAATTGGTTCCGAATTGTAGCGGTTCTTGCGTGGGCTGTCGGGTTGGCTAAATGGTTGGATGATATTCGGAGATGGAGGAACCCGGTTACAACAGTATTAGTTCATGCTTTATATTTGGTGCTTGTTTGGTATCCGGATTTGGTTGTCCCGACAGGGTTTTTATATGTGATTTTGATTGGTGTTTGGTATTATAGATTCAGACCGAAGATACCAGCGGGTATGGATATCCGGTTATCCCAAGCGGAAACAGTTGACCCGGACGAATTGGATGAGGAATTTGATACAATACCAAGTATGAAACCACCTGAAATTATAAGGGCCCGTTATGACAGGTTACGGGTGCTGGCAGCCCGGGTCCAAACAGTTTTGGGTGATTTTGCAACCCAAGGGGAGCGGGTTCAAGCTTTGGTCAGTTGGAGAGACCCGAGGGCCACAAAGTTGTTCATAGGGGTGTGTTTGGCTATAACACTGATACTTTATGTGGTTCCCCCAAAAATGGTAGCAGTGGCCTTGGGATTCTATTATTTACGACACCCCATGTTTAGGGACCCGATGCCACCGGCTAGTTTGAACTTTTTCCGGCGGCTACCAAGCTTATCTGATCGGTTAATGTAG
- the LOC133690377 gene encoding uncharacterized protein LOC133690377 isoform X1 codes for MGILGMRFFILSSLERKGMGFHEAFSPKKGMKFYPFSRRVLGYSTTLLTCSFADRTSQCFQGRVDGNLSSLHFLKYLNLMFVFKFCAHFGGPVSTAPGLIFTLLRVQRSRRSFRKEVRSERVE; via the exons ATGGGGATTTTGGGAATGAGattctttattttatcatcTCTTGAAAGAAAGGGAATGGGATTCCATGAAGCTTTTTCCCCTAAAAAGGGAATGAAATTCTATCCCTTCTCACGAAGAGTTTTGGGTTATTCTACG ACATTATTGACGTGTTCATTTGCAGACAGGACAAGCCAATGTTTCCAAG GTAGAGTTGATGGGAATCTGTCAAGTTTACATTTTCTGAAGTACCTGAATTTGATGTTTGTGTTCAAGTTTTGTGCTCATTTTGGAGGTCCCGTATCAACTGCTCCGGGACTGATTTTTACTCTTTTGAGAGTGCAAAGAA GCCGGAGGTCCTTCAGAAAAGAAGTTAGATCTGAGAGAGTAGAGTAG